From the genome of Microcoleus sp. FACHB-672:
TGCGCGGCTGCTCCTGTACCATCTGAATCAAAGAAGAGCGCGCCGTTTGATGAGTTGTAGATGACGCGATGATTGGAATTAGTTGCCCCAACGCCAATGACAAGCTGAGAAGAGAGCAGAGATCCAGGTGTGACTCCTGTTGTGGTGGTTAAGCTGCCGCCAAAACCGCTGTCTGAAAGTACAATTCTATCTAGTTGTGCCCGATTAAAGTCGGTAATGGTATCACTACCTTCAGTGGCAGAGTTGAAGGTAAAGTAGTCTGCATCGGCACCTCCAATAAGCGAATCGCTGCCGACACCTCCAGCAAGGGTATCATTTCCTACAGCTCCAGTGAGGGTGTCATTTCCTAATAAACCCGAGAGGTAGTTATTGCCGCTATTACCCCATATTCTGTTATTCAGTGCATTGCCATAGCCATAGTAAGCACTGCCTTGAAGATAGAGATTTTCCACATTAGGGCTTAAGGTGTAGCTGGCAGAAGAGTAGATAATATCTACCCCAGCATTCAGTCCTTCAATAACCACATCAGTGGTACCGTTTACATCGTATCTGTCACTACCTAAGCCGCCTTCCATTGTATCGACGCCAGCAGCTCCCCAGAGGTAGTTATTGCCGCTATTACCCCATATTCGGTTATTCAGTGCATTGCCAAAGCCATAGTAAGCACTGCCTTGGAGATAGAGATTTTCCACATTAGGGCTTAAGGTGTAGCTGGCAGAAGAGTAGATAATATCTGTGCCAGCATTCAGTCCTTCAATAACCACTTCACTGGTGCTGTCTACATCGTATCTGTCACTACCTAAGCCGCCCTCCATTGTATCAATGCCGACAGCTCCCCAGAGGTAGTTATTGCCGCCATTACCCCATATTCTGTTATTCAGTGCATTGCCAAAGCCAGAGTAAGCACTGCCTTGAAGTTGAAGGTTTTCTACATTAGGGCTTAAGGTGTAATTAGCAGAAGAGTAGATAATATCTGTGCCAGCATTCAGTCCTTCAATAACCACTTCACTGGTGCTGTCTACAACATAAGTGTCGTTTCCACCACCACCAATGAGTGTGTCACTACCTGCACCACCGTTGAGTATATTGGCTACAGCATTACCTGTGATAGTGTTATTCAGGGTATTGCCCGTACCGTTGATGGCTGCTATTCCGGTTAAAGTTAGATTCTCTAGGTTATTTGCCAGTGTCCAAGTTATTGAGGATTGAACTGTGTCTGTCCCTTCACTCAGCGCCTCGGTAGTGATGTCGCCAGCGTTGTCTACCACATAAATATCATTGCCCAGTCCCCCAATCATGGTGTCTGCACCAATACCCCCATTGAGGGTGTCATTACCTGCGGTACCGGCGAGTATATTGTTGGCATCAATCGTTGTCGTATTAAGCAGAACAGAGACGGTATTGCCTACCCGGTTTGCCGTCGCCAAGTCGGGCCGGCCATCTCCGTTGAAGTCCCCTGAGATAACGGTTTGAGGATTACCCCCCACCGCAAAACTCGTTCCAGGTGTAAAGTTACCCGCGCCATCTCCCAATAACAAAGAGACGCTACTTGAGTCATAAGCTGACACTGCCAAGTCTAGGTTGCCATCATCGTTAAAGTCTTCCGCAGTGACGGAACGGAGATTGCTCCACGCTCCTGTCAGGGTGCTAACGCTAAAGTTGCCGGTGCCATCCCCCAAGAGGATCGAGACAGTGCTGCTATTAACAAGACCATTAAGGTTGCGGTTCGCTGTTGCCATGTCCAGGTTGTTGTCGCCGTTAAAGTCCGCCACGGCAACAGAATAGGGACGAGAGCCGACGGTAATATTGGGGGCAGCGGTAAAGTTGTTGCCGGTTCCATTGCCTAAACGAACCATGACATTGTTGGTGATTGCGTTGCCAACGCTAATGTCGGGGTTGCCATCGCCGTTGAAGTCCGCTACCGCAACTGGACGGGGACGGGGTTCAACCATTCCCGGAAGGGGAATGGTTGCGGAAGTGGTGAAATTGCCGGTGCCATTTCCTAAAAGCACGGAAAGGTTGTTGCCGACATTATTGCTGCTGACGATATCGAGATTGCCATCGCGGTTTAAATCCCCAACTGCGAGGTTGCGAGGACTATCCCCAACACCTAGGGGGGTGGGGGTGAGGGTGAAGTTGCCGGTGCCATCTCCCAACAGGATAGACAGGTTGTCAGAGGTGCGGTTCGCCGTGGCGATATCGAGGTTGTCGTCGTTGTTGAAATCAGCAACGATAATAGCCGTGGGATTCGCCCCCACAGGCAGGGCGACAGTAGAGAACGTCGTAAAGCTGCCGGTGCCATCCCCCAAAAGTACGGAAACGTTGTTTGAGGCATCATTTGCCACAGTGATGTCTAAGTTGCCGTCGCCGTTGAAGTCTCCTTTGGCGAGGTAGTAGGGTGTTGTCCCCACTGCAAAGTTAGTCGCAGGGCCGAAATTAAACACGCCTGGGTATGTTTGCAGGACTTGTGGTGTAAATGCCAGAGAAGAAGTAATTTTGCCGATTGCAAAGTCTAGTTTCCAGTCACCCCCTTTTGCTGCGCTGCCGGTTGGGTTGGTGGAGGCGGCGATTTTTGCACCTGTTAGCTGGTGCAGCCGGCACAGAAGAGAGGCTGAGGGGGTGAATTTTTTAGAGCGGCTAGATTTCTCGCCGGCTGCCACGTTGCAACCGTAAATCAGGATTTCAGCGTTATCAGTTAAGGCGGTTTTCCACTGCTGCAACAAGCCGGTGTAATTATTAAGCGTTTCCAGGTTTAATTCACTGTTGCCTAAATAAAGGCAGCCGGTAGAACCGTGAGAGACAATATGAAGATGGGAAATGAGTGAGCCTGTGAGCGCTTCAGTGATTTGCTGGATGCCATCACGGAAGGGGTCAAGAATGAGAACCTCGGCCCCTTTCTGAATGCCGGCTGCTAACAGTTCCCAAGCTTCTACTGTGGTATCAATCGCTACCAGCATCCCCCTTGCTAAGATTGCGAAGTTGCTATCGGAGTTTTTCTGAGCTATTTGGATTTCTGTGCCTGGATTGGCTTGATTTTGGCTGCAATTGGGGGTGATGTTACTGTAGCGGTTAACGGTGGCAGTTTCCATTGTCATTATTGCTTTGTTATCAATTGTTAGCGTTGGTTTGTTAGCAGTTAGTCGTAAAGTATTGATTTACCACTTACCTTCGCTAACTCATTTCTTATACAGATATAAAGACGCCTATCCCTGTACAGCTATAAAAACTCAATTCGAGCCGATTATGTTGCCAAATTGGCAGGTTTTTACACAAAAATATGCTGGCTGCTTATCGAATAATTAGTTATGACCAAAATAAAATTCTGTCAATCTAAAAAGAGATTGGCAAAACGGTTGATATTAGGGGATCAGAGGATTAGGGACTGTGCGGTGTTAGGAAAAATTTTGTAGGAAAAAAATTAAATAGATTGGATGGGATCAAGGGTGATTAGCCGGCTGATTTCGTCTGTCTGAAAGCCTAATGCCATTGGTTGCCGCACTTTGGGTAAGATTTGGATGTCATACAGTTCGGCAATCAGTCCTTCAAACCGCAACCAGTGAACAATTGTGCCGGTGTTTAGGTTGATTATTAGGAAGCCGCAGCGAGGTTCTGCATCTTTGGCGATTAATTCTTGATCGAGGGCTAGTCCAGAAAAGGTTTTATCTTCGCTTCTTGGTTTTGACAGCCCAACGATGGCATAATCTTTCCAGAAGGCTAATCCGCGAAGATAGCCGGGACAGAAAGTAATGGGTTCAAATTTTCCGCTTTCTATATCTGCATAACCGAAAAAGCCGGTGCCTGAATTTAATAACCATAATTTATCCCGATACCACCGAGGTGAGTGTGGCATGGATAAGCCGGCTAAAATAATTTCGTTAGATTCTATGTCAATGACGCAGCCACTTGCTTGTCTTCTGTCTCGCCATCCGTCAATAACATCAGATTGACTGACAGTCGTAACAAAACGGGGTTTTCCTTCTACCATTGCCAAGCCGTTGAGATGGCAACGATCTTCATTGACGATTTTGGAAATAAACGGAGGTTTCCACAGAGGCGTGCAACTGTTACGCTCGCTTACGGTGGCTAAGCAATTTAATAGAGTAGAGACAAAAAGTATTCTGCCGGCACTATCTACGGCAATATCATGAATATCTAAGTCGCCGGTTGTATAAGCAATTCGGGGAATATAAAGTTTATCGCGCCCTTCATAAAGTTGGGAGGCGGAAAGTACGTTATCTAACTGCCAAAGTTGATATTTGGTACTCAAATAAAGGCGTTCTGGTGTGGCGTAAAGTCCCATTGCTCGATTAAACAAACGCTCAAATCCAGAAAATTCTCCTTCTGATGTGACGCCAACAAACATCAGGCGTGAGGTTTGGTAGGTTGTGAAGGCAAGGCTGATATGTTCTTCTTGCAACCAATCGAGAAACTGGCGGGAGTAAGTGGTTTCTAAGGATTGAGCGGTTGTTGATGAAATATTTTGATTCACCCTTAAAATTCTCCCATCAGATTTTATTTTAAAAGCTGGAATTAGGGAAATAAGATTTTGCGATTTTTAGGGCGTGTCAGCCGGCAAGCAGGTTGTTCGGTGCGAATTTAGTATACATTATTTTAGTGAATTTGATGAGTTACTGCTAGAGCCAGATATTTAAAATTGTCGTCTGTATAAAACGTAATCGGGTGGATAATGCCTTTGCTTGACTTTATCCACCCGATTATTGATGCTAGGTTTGATTAGATGAGAACGAAATCACCGGCACTAATTGAGTTAGCCGGCAACCCGTTGACTGTGGCGAGAAGTTCGTCCCCAACACGAATCAACGTATTACTGTCTGAAGCCGTGATGGTGAGGTTCTCGAAGGTTAAGCCGGCAGTTAAGACAAAGAAATCTTCACCGGCTGTAAAATCCGTGATGGTATCGCTACCGGCACCTTTGCTCAAAACAAAGCGATCACTGCCGGCACCGCCTGTTAAAGAATCATTGCCTAAATCTCCGTTGAGAATATCATCACCGGCACCGCCTATCAGCGTGTCATCTCCTTTGCCGGCATACAGACTATCATTGCCATCACTGCCATCTAAAAGATCCGCACCCGCGTTGCCATAGAGTACATCGTTGCCGCTATCCCCGCTCAGGGTATCATCTCCCTGTCCGCCACACAGCAGATCTGCGCCGGTATTGCCGATGAGAATATCATCGTCTTTGCCACCGTGAAGGCTATCGTCACCGACACCGCCATCGAGAATATCTTTTCCACTGTTGCCGCTGAGGTAGTCATTTCCCTCACCGCCAAACACGGAGTCATTGCCGTGATCACCCAGCAGCACATCTGCTCCGATATTACCTTTGATTAGGTCATCATCTTGACCGCCATGAATGGTGTCGTCTCCTTCATTGCCATCAAGGGTGTCACTACCGGCATTCCCGTTGAGGTAGTCGTTGCCGGCATTTCCTAAAATCGTGTCATTACCTTGTTCACCAAATAGGAAGTCATCGCCATCTTGTCCGAGAACCGCATCATTTTCTTTACCGCCAAAGATGACATCGGTATCGTTGCCGCCATCGAGATAGTCATTGCCGGCATTGCCAAATAGAATGTCTATGCCGTTACCGCCGATGACATTGTCATTACCGCGATTACCGAAAAGCCAATCACTGCCGGCAAACCCGTAAATACCTTCTGCGGCTTCTGTGCCGGTTAGGCTGTCATTTGACTCCCCACCATTCAGCGTTGTTTGAACTAAATTGACGTTGGGGATAATCGTGATGCCGGTGCCAAGGTTCCCTAGATCCGGAATACCGGGAGTTGGGGTTGGCGTTGGATTTGGGCTTGGTGTTGGCGTTGGGGTCGGATTTGGTGTTGGCGTTGGATTTGGCGTGGGAGTTGGATTTGGTGTTGGCGTTGGCGTTGGGGCAGTTGCCACCTGATAAACTGTCGTTGTGCCGCTAACTTCATTCGCAACCGCCAGCAACGGTTCACCTGTGGGACTGTCTTCGGCTGAAATAAACTTCAACCCTTCCGGAGAAATATCGTTTCCGGGTTCGCCGGTAAAATCATTATTGTTGAGGTATTGAGCGAACTTTGGCGCGGTTGGATCGCTGATATCATAAACCATCACCCCACTGATGCGTTCTAAGGCGATGAAAGCATAAGTGCGTCCCTCAATCACGCCTGTGACAACGCTTTCGGGTTCTGGCCCTTTGTTGTCGCTGCGGGAGTCAAAACTGCCGGTGTCGCCATCAGAATTAAACGCTTCTGGTACTAACTCAGCGGTTAAGCGTTCAAGATCGTTGCCGCTGTCATAGATAAGAGTTCCTTCGGTATCCCAAATTGAGAAGGAACGACCGCCAGAGGCATAAAGTTGGTCGTAGTCGCCATCCCCATCAGTATCGCCATTTGCGGTTGTGACAGTTAGCCGGCCTAAAGCGTCTTCTGCCTGTAGCTGTGCGGCATTCGGGAAAGCAATCGGATCGAGGGTTAAGTCTGCAATTCTTGCTTCTTCACTGAAGCCATCATAATCACGGCTATCCCCTTCGTTGGCAGTGATCAAATACGTTTGACCATTCACTTCAAATGAGCTGATGGCATCCGGTTGATACATCCCAAAAATCGGCCAGTTACGGATATTAATTCCGCCATCTTTATCGCTGGCATCTAACCCGTTATTGAGGGTAATTAATGCCAGTGTTGGATTTTGAGGTTCGGGATTGGGATTTAACGCGCCGGTTAAGGAATCAAAGCCGCCTTCTAATTGGAAATCATTGTCATTGACAACAGCAATGGTGTTTTTGTCAATGAATGCTAATCCTTCTGCTTTGTCTGCAAAGTCGTAGCCGACTTTAACCAAATCGACATACAATTCTTTGCTCACCGGGACAATATTCGATGCGGAAAGTTGATCGGTTGTCAAGCTTTCTAAGGAACCGGCAACGCTAGCATCTAAGGTTGTGAGATTAGTTGCACCGGCTAAATTAATTTTGAATACCTTTTTATCAGTATTCGCGCCAATAGCATCATCTCGCTCAATGACGAGAAATTCTCCATTGCCAACAGCTACTGCATCTCCCAAGCGATCCGCTGCGCCGCCTTCTAAGCGGTACAGATATTCGCCGGTAGTGGTGTTAGTTTCCGTGTCAAATTCTAAAATTCGCAGATTCAGGGATTTTTTTGCATTGCCATCATTCGCAACATCTGGATTATCCAACGCACTTTGAATGAAGGCATAAATTTTGCCATCTTGATAAGCAATCGCTTCAAATCCCCGATTTGCTCGTCGTTGTGCGTAAACTGCCGGCAACGCTTCTGTGCCAGTATTTTCGCCAGATCCTTGAGGAACAAATCGCTCAATTAACTTGCCATTTGCATCAAAATGATAAAGGGAAGGACGATATTCATCTACCATCCAGTAAGTGTTATCATCCGCTTTGACAATGCCTTCAAGATCCGCACCCAAAGGATCGAGTGATAACTGATTTCCGAATAAATCAATGGGAAATTCATCAGAATAAGCCAAGCCATCAGTGCCGGCAAGATTTGGCAAGCCGGTGAGTGCAGTTCCATCTAATTTTGTTAAGCCAACCCGATCACTAATTTCAACGGTGCCAGTTGTTTGATTTAATTCAAAACGAATCCACTCAGGCTGGAAATTTGGCAGCGCGAAAGGACGTTCGTTAATTCCATCCCCATTTGTATCAACCGGCTCTGCATTCGGGCCACGATCCGTGTGAGTGATAAACTGTAAGTTGCCGGTTTCTGGGTTCTTCCCTTCATAGAATAAACCAGAAAAACCACCCAGCAAAATATTATTACCGGCTTCTGTTGTTCCCAGTGTCGGCAAGTTAGTAAAGGTAAACTTTTCTAGCTTGCCGACATGATTCTTGAACCCTAAAGGTAAGATATCAGCAATCTCATTGGTTGTGAGATCAAGCTTTGCAATTGCATTGTTTTCTTGCAGAGTAACCCAGGCAGTGGTTGAATCCTCAGAAACTGTAATGTATTCTGGTTCAACATCTTGAGCGAGGGTGGCATTTGGCCCAAAAAGGCGGAATCCCTCTGCTTTTAATTGATCAATCGGTGTGTTAATCCCTGTAAATGAAGCTGTATTTACGGAGGCATTGTCCACGCCATCAGAAAGGTCAATAATACTGACAGAACCTTCTGGATCGTTCGTGTAATCATCGCTTGGTTCGCCTTCATTTGCCACCAGCACCTTTGTACCATCTGGGGTAAAGGTTACCATATCAGGCAGCGAACCAACGGTTACCGAGTTTAAAAAGGTGCCGTTTGTATCAAAAAAGACAACACTGCCGGCTGCTTGCTTATCCGCATTCTCTACTGCTACCGCAACAACGCCATTGTTGACAGCGACGCTATTGGCAACTGCACCATAAGGCGTGACATCAATTTCAAAATCCTTAACCAAATTTGTCGGATCAGAAGCACTCAAAACATCAATGACGGCAGCTTGCGCGTTTACCACAAATAAGCGCTGTGTGGTTGCGTCATAGGCAACAATTTCAGCCGCACTTTCACCGACAACTCCACTGTCGTAAGTGCCTAGCGGCGTAAAGGTTAAAATGCCTCCCACCGGCACATCATCTTCGCGTGCAGCAAGATTCTGAATGCGCTGATCTTCACTTGCCGGCACATCTGCAAAGTTGAAGTTTCCAATACTTTTCAGGTAATCGGATAAAGCTTTTTGCTGAGTGCCAAAAGTATTAAAATTGGCTGTCGTTTCTGCCGGCACTAAATCGAGCCGGTTTGAGGTTGCCGCAAACTCTGGGAAGGGGTAACTATCACCGCCGCCGGCTAAGAAATTCAGCGTCACAATGCGAAATGTCCGATCTGGATCGCCAATCACTTCCCCATTTTGCACAACCGTATCGATTGGGTTGCCGGCATCATCTTTCACTACCAAAGTTTGCACCCGATTGCCAGCCGGTAAACTCGGATCAAAGCTAAATGCCATCCCCCCAACTTGCGGAAATTGACCGGGAGTGACGCCTTCTGCGGTGGCAGCAACCCCATGTTCAATGGTTTGCAACAACTGTTCGGCTGTCAGCGTTAGCAGGGTGAGTTGGTTGTTAAATCTCAGAGAGTTTTCAATATCAAGCTGAGACACTTCGCCGGCTTCTTTTCCTGCTAGTGGATTGGCAAGCGGAGGAATTTTTTCTCCCGCAGTTGGATCGGTTCCTGGTGCCGCACTCACTGCACCAATAGAGTCACGGATACCCCCGCTATTCTTAATAGAAATGACCGCAGATGGATCAACTTGACGAGCAGCGAATAAGTTGGCATCGGCTGTCAGGTTTCCTAAATTAGTTTCTTGTGTTCTAACATCATTTCTCGCACCGTTGAGAAATACGTCTGTTTCGCCGAAGATATTACTATCTTTCGTAACGATAATTTCTTCCAAGGCATCCGTAATCGCCACAACTTCCGGATCAGGTTCTGGATTGCCCAGATCCGTAACGCCTTGTTCGTCTGTTGCATAAGCGCCACTAATTTCTGGATCAATACTTTCGGGAATTAATACCCCGTTATCGTCAAATTCTGCAACTAATCTGCCGACATATCTGTAATTAGCAGCGGTGTTAATAATGGCAACGGGTTCGCCACTGGCAGAAGTTTCTATGATAGGATAAACACCCTCGACAGCATCTCCAACTCTGAGGCGATCTGTTTCATCTGCCAAGAGTGTATGAGAACCGCCGGCAATAATTACATCGACATTTTGCAAGCGAGAAGCCAGCTCAACTTCGATATTTAACTGCTGCATATGCGCCAGCAGGATAATTTTGTTAATGCCCTGCGCGACTAAGGCATCGATAGCCGGTTGAATCGCAGCGGCAAGTGCATCATAATCTTCTTCATTTTCCGGTAAAACTCCAACGCCACCAGGGGAAGAAATGTCAGGTAAAAGAGGTGTTGTCGCACCAATAATACCGATGGGTTGTCCTTGAACACTAATTACTGTACTTTTGGCGATGCTGTTAGGCAGAGGTGCCTGTCCATCGGTAACGACAAATTTTGCTAAGTTGCTGTCGCTACTAAAATCTAGGTTGGAACTGAGGTAAGGAAAAGCAGTGCCGGTGTAATTGCCACTTTTCCCAATTAAGGAAGCCACCGTTGAAGTGCCGAGATCAAATTCATGGTTGCCAAAAGCAGCAGCTTGAAACCCTATCTCGTTAGCGATGGCAATATCGCCTCGTCCCGCGCCTTCTCCCCCTAATTCGTCGCGCAAACTGCTGTCGCTACTCGCCGCCAGAAACGGCCCCGGTATGTAATTGTCTCCTGAGGATAAAATCAGGGTTTGTTCAGCAAATTCAGCTTTCAGCGCGTTAACAACGGCTGAAAATCGGGGCGCATCTTCCAGCGCAGCGATACCACCTTCTAGATCGGAAGCGTGCAATATCTGTAGTGTAATTGCCATTTTTTATTTCCTTGAACAGGAATGAAAACATTATTTGTTTTGTTCGCTCAGTTGATACGCTCTCATTGGCAGCTAAAGAAATGGTTATGTTTAAGTTAAATCTATTTAAAATTTATATTATAATTAGATACTCTATTTTTTTAATTAAATACGTCTATAAAGCAGTTTTAAATCATTTCTTACAATTTTTCAATAAGATGTTTGAGGCGCTAAGTAAATAGGAATATTGAGCATAGGTGAAAAATTTTAAATTCAAAGCACATAATTACGCTACAAAAAAATCATCATATGGAGCTTGTTATATAAAGTCACTACAAAACTACTAAGTCAAAAAGCTTCTCCTGCCCAAGTTAAGAAACTTTATAAAAACAAAATCTTGTCTTGTAATTAGGTTTGATATTGATATACTATTAACCAAAAACATTAGAATATGGTTTGAAAAATGCATCTACAAATGCGCGGCTATTCAACCATTTATCTAGGGAATGTGATTACTAATTTCATTGATAATCAGGATGTGATTGATTTAATCGAAGCCCTAACTTTTAATCAGCTTAATATTATTCAAGGAACGGGTGAAGCTGCCGGCAATACCGTCATTCAATACCAGGGGACTGGAGAGTATTTAGCTGTTTTACAAAATGTAGCTGCCGGCACAATTACGGCGGCTGATTTTGTTTGAGTGCATTCAAAAATTCACTGAATTTTACCCGCTCAGTGTGGGGCGCGACTCAGGAACCTTAGATTGCCGGCATTGCCAAAACGATCCAAAACATTTTCATCCCCATCTGTCAGGCAGTCCATTGACATGAGATCCTAGAGAAAGTCAACACGGTCAATAGAGTCTGAAGACAATGGAACAGAATCGGAAGTCAACGGTTGTCATCACCGGCGCATCCTCAGGGGTTGGCTTGTATGCCGCGAAAGCGCTTGCTAAACGGGGATGGTACGTTGTGATGGCTTGTCGGGATTTAGAAAAAGCCCAAAAAGCTGCCCAAACGGTGGGAATGTCCCAGGATAGCTACACCATCCAGCACATCGATTTAGGCTCCTTGGATAGCGTTCGGCAATTTATCAGCAATTTTAGAACACTGGGCAGACCGCTGGACGCTTTGGTGTGCAACGCCGCCATTTATATGCCTTTGATCAAAGAACCATTGCGAAGCCCGGAAGGCTATGAGTTGACGGTGACAACCAATCACCTTGGGCATTTCCTCATGTGCAAAATTATGCTGGAGGATATGAAGCGATCACCGGCTGAGGACAAGCGGATGGTTATTTTAGGAACCGTCACCCACAACCCGGATGAATTGGGTGGGAAGATTCCCCCACGTCCAGATTTAGGTAATTTAGACGGTTTTGCCGCCGGATTTAGAGAGCCGGTTTCGATGATTGATGGTAAAAAGTTTGAGCCGGTTAAAGCGTACAAAGATAGCAAAGTTTGTAATGTTTTGACGATGCGAGAACTGCACCGGCGCTATCACGAATCAACTGGCATCACCTTCACTTCCCTCTATCCGGGATGCGTTGCCGACACGCCGCTATTCCGCAACCACTATCCGCTTTTCCAAAAAATCTTCCCTTGGTTCCAAAAAAATATCACCGGGGGATATGTGTCTCAGGAATTAGCCGGCGAACGAGTTGCGGCGGTAGTTGCCGATCCTGAATATAAACAATCTGGTGCCTATTGGAGTTGGGGAAATCGCCAAAAGAAGAATGGCACCTCTTTTGTTCAAAAAGTCTCTCCCCAAGCCCGTGATGATGAAAAAGGCGAACGGATGTGGGATCTAAGCGCCAAGTTAGTTGGACTGGCGTAAGCAGACTTTAATTGAGTGCTGTAGGTAAACGCAATTAAACAAGCCGGTTTCACTCGTTAGCACGGGTGAGCCGGCTTGTTTATTACTTAAAAAGTTTTCAGTGCCGATGATTGCAACCAGTGATGCAGTCCTTAAAATTTTCAGCTAATTTAATTTAAATAATTCACGCTGTCCAGTGCTGTCAAATAAAATTTCCACTCACCGTTATCTTTTCTTAAAGTATGGATAATTACTGTTTTGTTATCTCTAAAAGCTGGGCCTTTTATCTTTGTTGTGGTCTGAATTATTTTGACCTTTGCTTCATTCTGAGCTAGAGTTAGAAATTCCATGTCGGTAATTTCATATTTTAAATCGTACTGCTGAAAAAGTTCAGTCAACACCTCTACTGTTAGGGAATATTGGGGAGAGCTTTGAGAAATTGTTTTCATATAAACATCTAT
Proteins encoded in this window:
- a CDS encoding choice-of-anchor I family protein, with translation MAITLQILHASDLEGGIAALEDAPRFSAVVNALKAEFAEQTLILSSGDNYIPGPFLAASSDSSLRDELGGEGAGRGDIAIANEIGFQAAAFGNHEFDLGTSTVASLIGKSGNYTGTAFPYLSSNLDFSSDSNLAKFVVTDGQAPLPNSIAKSTVISVQGQPIGIIGATTPLLPDISSPGGVGVLPENEEDYDALAAAIQPAIDALVAQGINKIILLAHMQQLNIEVELASRLQNVDVIIAGGSHTLLADETDRLRVGDAVEGVYPIIETSASGEPVAIINTAANYRYVGRLVAEFDDNGVLIPESIDPEISGAYATDEQGVTDLGNPEPDPEVVAITDALEEIIVTKDSNIFGETDVFLNGARNDVRTQETNLGNLTADANLFAARQVDPSAVISIKNSGGIRDSIGAVSAAPGTDPTAGEKIPPLANPLAGKEAGEVSQLDIENSLRFNNQLTLLTLTAEQLLQTIEHGVAATAEGVTPGQFPQVGGMAFSFDPSLPAGNRVQTLVVKDDAGNPIDTVVQNGEVIGDPDRTFRIVTLNFLAGGGDSYPFPEFAATSNRLDLVPAETTANFNTFGTQQKALSDYLKSIGNFNFADVPASEDQRIQNLAAREDDVPVGGILTFTPLGTYDSGVVGESAAEIVAYDATTQRLFVVNAQAAVIDVLSASDPTNLVKDFEIDVTPYGAVANSVAVNNGVVAVAVENADKQAAGSVVFFDTNGTFLNSVTVGSLPDMVTFTPDGTKVLVANEGEPSDDYTNDPEGSVSIIDLSDGVDNASVNTASFTGINTPIDQLKAEGFRLFGPNATLAQDVEPEYITVSEDSTTAWVTLQENNAIAKLDLTTNEIADILPLGFKNHVGKLEKFTFTNLPTLGTTEAGNNILLGGFSGLFYEGKNPETGNLQFITHTDRGPNAEPVDTNGDGINERPFALPNFQPEWIRFELNQTTGTVEISDRVGLTKLDGTALTGLPNLAGTDGLAYSDEFPIDLFGNQLSLDPLGADLEGIVKADDNTYWMVDEYRPSLYHFDANGKLIERFVPQGSGENTGTEALPAVYAQRRANRGFEAIAYQDGKIYAFIQSALDNPDVANDGNAKKSLNLRILEFDTETNTTTGEYLYRLEGGAADRLGDAVAVGNGEFLVIERDDAIGANTDKKVFKINLAGATNLTTLDASVAGSLESLTTDQLSASNIVPVSKELYVDLVKVGYDFADKAEGLAFIDKNTIAVVNDNDFQLEGGFDSLTGALNPNPEPQNPTLALITLNNGLDASDKDGGINIRNWPIFGMYQPDAISSFEVNGQTYLITANEGDSRDYDGFSEEARIADLTLDPIAFPNAAQLQAEDALGRLTVTTANGDTDGDGDYDQLYASGGRSFSIWDTEGTLIYDSGNDLERLTAELVPEAFNSDGDTGSFDSRSDNKGPEPESVVTGVIEGRTYAFIALERISGVMVYDISDPTAPKFAQYLNNNDFTGEPGNDISPEGLKFISAEDSPTGEPLLAVANEVSGTTTVYQVATAPTPTPTPNPTPTPNPTPTPNPTPTPTPSPNPTPTPTPGIPDLGNLGTGITIIPNVNLVQTTLNGGESNDSLTGTEAAEGIYGFAGSDWLFGNRGNDNVIGGNGIDILFGNAGNDYLDGGNDTDVIFGGKENDAVLGQDGDDFLFGEQGNDTILGNAGNDYLNGNAGSDTLDGNEGDDTIHGGQDDDLIKGNIGADVLLGDHGNDSVFGGEGNDYLSGNSGKDILDGGVGDDSLHGGKDDDILIGNTGADLLCGGQGDDTLSGDSGNDVLYGNAGADLLDGSDGNDSLYAGKGDDTLIGGAGDDILNGDLGNDSLTGGAGSDRFVLSKGAGSDTITDFTAGEDFFVLTAGLTFENLTITASDSNTLIRVGDELLATVNGLPANSISAGDFVLI
- a CDS encoding protochlorophyllide reductase, giving the protein MEQNRKSTVVITGASSGVGLYAAKALAKRGWYVVMACRDLEKAQKAAQTVGMSQDSYTIQHIDLGSLDSVRQFISNFRTLGRPLDALVCNAAIYMPLIKEPLRSPEGYELTVTTNHLGHFLMCKIMLEDMKRSPAEDKRMVILGTVTHNPDELGGKIPPRPDLGNLDGFAAGFREPVSMIDGKKFEPVKAYKDSKVCNVLTMRELHRRYHESTGITFTSLYPGCVADTPLFRNHYPLFQKIFPWFQKNITGGYVSQELAGERVAAVVADPEYKQSGAYWSWGNRQKKNGTSFVQKVSPQARDDEKGERMWDLSAKLVGLA